In a genomic window of Urocitellus parryii isolate mUroPar1 chromosome 2, mUroPar1.hap1, whole genome shotgun sequence:
- the LOC144253270 gene encoding trefoil factor 3-like, with amino-acid sequence MEARALWVLLLVLALGSSGWAEEYIGLLESQCAIPGSERVDCGYPAIGKEDCNNRGCCFDSSIRGVPWCFKPLQETECTF; translated from the exons ATGGAGGCCAGAGCGCTTTGGGTGCTGCTGCTGGTCCTGGCCCTGGGGTCCTCTGGCTGGGCTGAGGAGTACATCGGCCTGT TGGAAAGCCAGTGTGCCATCCCAGGCAGTGAGAGAGTGGACTGCGGCTACCCTGCCATTGGCAAGGAGGACTGCAATAACCGCGGTTGCTGCTTTGACTCCAGCATACGAGGGGTGCCCTGGTGCTTCAAGCCTCTGCAGGAGACAG AATGCACGTTCTGA